The following are from one region of the Sandaracinus amylolyticus genome:
- the yihA gene encoding ribosome biogenesis GTP-binding protein YihA/YsxC → MQVDIRDARFVASAMRQDQLPPPAFAEIAFAGRSNVGKSSLINRLVVRRKLVRTSSTPGATRGLLLFRTALAIQRAGKEPQLATLDLVDLPGYGFAKRSKVERRSWGPMIEGYLENRVGLRAVVVIVDVRRGLEDDDRQLLEFLDHIRRPAVLVATKLDKLPASQRLLEVAKLKSSAGRPVVGVSSETGDGRDRLWSRLIAAAGIAPADLTTPS, encoded by the coding sequence ATGCAGGTCGACATCCGCGATGCTCGCTTCGTCGCGAGCGCGATGCGGCAGGATCAGCTCCCGCCGCCCGCCTTCGCCGAGATCGCGTTCGCGGGTCGATCGAACGTGGGCAAGAGCAGCCTGATCAACAGGCTGGTGGTGCGGCGCAAGCTGGTGCGCACCAGCTCGACGCCCGGCGCGACCCGCGGACTGCTGCTCTTCCGCACCGCTCTCGCGATCCAGCGCGCGGGCAAGGAGCCGCAGCTCGCGACGCTCGATCTCGTCGATCTGCCCGGCTACGGCTTCGCGAAGCGCAGCAAGGTCGAGCGTCGCTCGTGGGGCCCGATGATCGAGGGCTATCTCGAGAACCGCGTCGGGCTGCGCGCGGTGGTGGTGATCGTCGACGTGCGCCGTGGGCTCGAGGACGACGATCGCCAGCTGCTCGAGTTCCTCGATCACATCCGGCGCCCCGCGGTGCTCGTCGCGACCAAGCTCGACAAGCTGCCCGCGAGCCAGCGCCTGCTCGAGGTCGCGAAGCTCAAGTCGAGCGCGGGACGTCCCGTGGTCGGCGTGAGCTCGGAGACCGGTGATGGCCGCGACCGCCTGTGGTCGCGCCTGATCGCCGCGGCCGGCATCGCGCCCGCCGACCTCACGACGCCGAGCTGA
- a CDS encoding alpha/beta hydrolase family protein, which yields MTNRPLSALSLLVVLALVACDAEDEACPAAPFATPGPFVAGVTTLDVDGLAVEVWYPATPGSEAGAPRDTYDMRDLLPPELAPSIPEDAPTTFATPAHRDVPIASGPFPVVYFSHGLGGYRQQSSAITAHLASWGFVVAAPEHAERNLATVLLVAMGTPGVSISDDAYDQILAAHARLAIEERFAGALDLSRVAVMGHSAGGGAVQALVDRSPLEADAWIGMATVAAPLESTVPGLLLGGSLDQLATVASMDELFDHDVVASPARLVRIEGAGHLAFSDICVIGRERGGVLAIAQEAGLEIDELVVTLATDGCQPQALPAEEAWPIVGHYAVAHLRDALGATTPATPITGLEPDAAACFGARIGRNDAR from the coding sequence GTGACGAACCGCCCGCTTTCGGCGCTCTCGCTGCTCGTCGTGCTCGCCCTCGTCGCCTGCGACGCGGAGGACGAGGCGTGCCCCGCGGCGCCGTTCGCGACCCCGGGCCCGTTCGTCGCCGGGGTCACGACGCTCGACGTCGACGGGCTCGCGGTCGAGGTCTGGTACCCCGCGACCCCCGGAAGCGAAGCCGGCGCGCCGCGCGACACCTACGACATGCGCGACCTGCTCCCGCCCGAGCTCGCGCCGTCGATCCCCGAGGACGCGCCGACGACGTTCGCCACGCCCGCGCACCGCGACGTGCCGATCGCCAGCGGCCCGTTCCCGGTCGTGTACTTCAGCCACGGCCTCGGCGGCTATCGCCAGCAGTCGTCGGCGATCACCGCGCACCTCGCGTCGTGGGGCTTCGTCGTCGCCGCGCCCGAGCACGCCGAGCGGAACCTCGCGACCGTCCTGCTCGTCGCGATGGGCACGCCGGGCGTGTCGATCAGCGACGACGCGTACGATCAGATCCTCGCGGCGCACGCGCGCCTCGCGATCGAAGAGCGCTTCGCGGGCGCGCTCGATCTCTCGCGCGTCGCGGTGATGGGCCACTCGGCGGGCGGGGGCGCGGTGCAGGCGCTCGTCGATCGCTCGCCGCTCGAGGCCGACGCGTGGATCGGCATGGCGACGGTCGCTGCGCCGCTCGAGTCGACGGTGCCCGGCCTCTTGCTCGGAGGCAGCCTCGATCAGCTCGCGACCGTCGCGTCGATGGACGAGCTCTTCGATCACGACGTCGTCGCGTCGCCCGCGCGGCTCGTGCGCATCGAGGGCGCGGGACACCTCGCCTTCAGCGACATCTGCGTGATCGGCCGCGAGCGCGGCGGCGTGCTCGCGATCGCGCAGGAGGCGGGCCTCGAGATCGACGAGCTCGTCGTGACCCTCGCGACCGACGGATGTCAGCCGCAGGCGCTGCCCGCCGAAGAGGCGTGGCCGATCGTCGGTCACTACGCGGTCGCGCACCTGCGCGACGCGCTCGGCGCGACCACGCCCGCGACGCCGATCACCGGGCTCGAGCCCGACGCCGCCGCGTGCTTCGGCGCGCGCATCGGACGCAACGACGCGCGCTGA
- the hutH gene encoding histidine ammonia-lyase, translated as MTRPQVRLGDAISLETLDLVARGEATVVLTDEVRARIDRARAAVDRLAEGGDRAPNVYGVNTGFGALAETRIAHDQIRALQRNLVRSHACGVGPLLPREAVRAMMFLRAQTIAMGNSGARAKIVDLVIAMLERGVHPCIPSQGSVGASGDLAPLAHLALVLIGEGEAEHQGTIMPGDKALAAAGLTPVELEAKEGLAMINGTQLITAIGALAVIRGERLCTNADVVGAMSLEALKGTGRPFDPRVQQVRPHPGQATTAANLRALLEGSAIMESHRDCGKVQDPYSLRCMPQIHGATRDALAWARQVIEREIIASVDNPLVFVDERGEADFVSGGNFHGQPLAIALDTAAIAIAELANCAERRLEQLVNPAMSSGLPPFLAPRSGLDSGFMMAQVTAAALVSENKVLCHPSSVDSIPSSAGKEDHVSMGSISARKCMQVAEHVRTVLAIEAMVAGQGLDLRLPLEPGVGVRAAHLALREHVPTLTEDRVLHPDIVRCCELVDRGVLVTAAERVCGQLS; from the coding sequence ATGACCCGGCCTCAGGTGCGCCTCGGAGACGCGATTTCCCTCGAGACCCTCGACCTCGTCGCGCGCGGCGAAGCGACGGTGGTGCTGACCGACGAAGTGCGCGCCCGCATCGATCGTGCGCGCGCCGCGGTGGATCGCCTCGCCGAGGGTGGTGATCGCGCGCCCAACGTGTATGGCGTGAACACCGGCTTCGGTGCGCTCGCGGAGACGCGCATCGCGCACGATCAGATCCGCGCGCTGCAGCGCAACCTCGTGCGCAGCCACGCGTGCGGTGTGGGCCCGCTCCTCCCGCGCGAGGCAGTGCGCGCGATGATGTTCCTGCGCGCGCAGACGATCGCGATGGGCAACTCGGGCGCCCGCGCGAAGATCGTCGATCTCGTGATCGCGATGCTCGAGCGCGGCGTGCACCCGTGCATCCCGTCGCAGGGCTCGGTGGGCGCGTCGGGCGATCTCGCGCCGCTGGCTCACTTGGCGTTGGTGCTGATCGGCGAGGGCGAGGCCGAGCACCAGGGCACGATCATGCCGGGCGACAAGGCGCTCGCCGCAGCGGGCCTGACGCCGGTCGAGCTCGAGGCGAAGGAAGGCCTCGCGATGATCAACGGCACGCAGCTGATCACCGCGATCGGCGCGCTCGCCGTGATCCGCGGAGAGCGGCTCTGCACGAACGCCGACGTCGTGGGCGCGATGTCGCTCGAGGCGCTCAAGGGCACGGGACGTCCCTTCGATCCGCGGGTGCAGCAGGTCCGCCCGCACCCCGGCCAGGCCACGACCGCCGCGAACCTGCGCGCGCTCCTCGAGGGCAGCGCGATCATGGAGAGCCACCGCGACTGCGGGAAGGTGCAGGACCCCTACTCGCTGCGCTGCATGCCGCAGATCCACGGCGCGACGCGCGACGCGCTCGCGTGGGCGCGCCAGGTGATCGAGCGCGAGATCATCGCGTCGGTCGACAACCCGCTGGTGTTCGTCGACGAGCGCGGCGAGGCGGACTTCGTGAGCGGCGGCAACTTCCACGGGCAGCCGCTCGCCATCGCGCTCGACACCGCGGCGATCGCGATCGCGGAGCTCGCGAACTGCGCGGAGCGCCGCCTCGAGCAGCTCGTGAACCCGGCGATGTCGAGCGGCCTGCCGCCCTTCCTCGCGCCGCGCAGCGGGCTCGACTCGGGCTTCATGATGGCGCAGGTGACCGCGGCCGCGCTGGTCAGCGAGAACAAGGTCCTCTGCCATCCCTCGAGCGTCGACTCGATCCCGAGCAGCGCGGGCAAGGAGGATCACGTCTCGATGGGCAGCATCTCCGCGCGCAAGTGCATGCAGGTCGCGGAGCACGTGCGGACGGTCCTCGCGATCGAGGCGATGGTCGCGGGCCAGGGCCTCGATCTGCGCCTGCCGCTCGAGCCCGGTGTGGGCGTGCGCGCGGCGCACCTCGCGCTGCGCGAGCACGTGCCCACGCTCACCGAGGATCGCGTGCTGCACCCCGACATCGTCCGCTGCTGCGAGCTCGTCGATCGCGGCGTGCTCGTCACCGCGGCCGAGCGCGTCTGCGGTCAGCTGAGCTAA